A single genomic interval of Lathyrus oleraceus cultivar Zhongwan6 chromosome 7, CAAS_Psat_ZW6_1.0, whole genome shotgun sequence harbors:
- the LOC127101422 gene encoding pre-rRNA-processing protein ESF1: MKNKNNSHDENKGKKKKMKNKDKGNSKSDKSLHNDDNVIDDPRFSSVHTDPRFREAPKHQTKVSIDSRFDRMFTHKSFMPSSAPVDKRGKPKDRANSQQHSLRHYYKIDEDEKKKVEHSHEDNDDDDEEEGLVKVDSAKPEIGNGIESEETSESEPADLDLDKDEDTDIDTDTDGDVDEKDYEEDAPEIQEEIAEIEKETHRLAVVNMDWRYVKAVDLYVLFSSLAPPNGLIKSVTIYPTEFGLQRMQEEEVRGPVGLFDDENETSDEDDNGDSDADNEKLRAYEKSRMRYYFALVECDSSATADHIYKENDGVEFEHSSNPLDLRFIPDNMEFKQPPKDVATETPANYENKDFYSRALQHSKVELTWDEDEPARANTLKRKFNDEQLAQLEMDELVASDESESDDSEDNNETVGHADKKARKKEMYLDLLGNNSDKDAEEDGVQDMEVTFNTGLEDISKHIMEKKDKKSKSVWEEYLRKQREKKRARKNKSKYSSDDDDDDSDNTDQQAAGEAEDFFMEEPDITKKKKKAESKNDKDQKLKDMDGVSKEELELLLADDKGTDTGLKGYNLKFKKGKGKKTEGVIDEAKIPNSAYDDPRFASIYSPDFAIDPTDPQFKRSAVYARQLAQKQQKGHMELPEEKEHTKFPKETKLSGDSGMVQKVGEEGLDDLKSNKDKLELSSMVKSIKMKSKQIQLSTNSKTKKDGKSQFKGREKRRH; encoded by the exons ATGAAGAACAAGAATAACAGTCACGACGAGAAcaaagggaagaagaagaagatgaagaacaagGATAAGGGTAATTCAAAATCTGATAAATCATTACACAACGACGACAATGTCATCGACGATCCTCGCTTTTCATCGGTTCACACTGATCCTCGTTTTCGTGAGGCTCCAAAGCATCAAACAAAGGTTTCAATTGATTCTCGATTCGACCGCATGTTCACTCACAAGAGTTTCATGCCTTCTTCTGCACCTGTCGATAAGAGAGGTAAACCTAAAGATAGAGCTAATTCGCAACAACATTCGCTTCGACATTACTATAAAATTGACGAAGATGAGAAAAAGAAAGTAGAACATAGTCATGAggataatgatgatgatgatgaagaagagggATTGGTGAAAGTTGATTCTGCAAAACCTGAGATTGGAAATGGAATTGAGTCTGAAGAGACCAGTGAATCCGAACCGGCTGATCTAGATTTGGATAAGGATGAAGACACTGATATAGATACAGATACCGATGGAGATGTAGACGAGAAAGATTATGAAGAGGATGCACCTGAAATACAG GAAGAGATAGCAGAGATTGAGAAAGAAACCCATAGGCTTGCTGTTGTTAATATGGACTGGAGGTATGTGAAG GCTGTGGACTTGTATGTATTATTTTCTTCATTAGCCCCGCCTAATGGACTGATCAAATCGGTAACTATTTATCCAACTGAGTTTGGCCTTCAACGAATGCAAGAGGAGGAAGTTAGAGGGCCTGTTGGTCTAtttgatgatgaaaatgaaacAAGTGACGAAGATGATAATGGCGACAGTGATGCTGACAATGAGAAGCTGCGTGCTTATGAGAAGAGCAGGATGCG GTACTATTTTGCTTTGGTGGAATGTGACTCAAGTGCCACAGCAGATCACATTTACAAAGAAAATGATGGTGTTGAGTTTGAACACTCGTCTAATCCACTTGATTTAAGGTTTATTCCGGACAATATGGAATTCAAACAGCCACCTAAGGATGTTGCAACAGAG ACACCTGCAAACTATGAGAACAAGGATTTCTATTCTCGGGCACTTCAGCACAGTAAAGTTGAACTTACTTGGGATGAGGATGAACCTGCTCGAGCAAATACTTTGAAGCGCAAATTCAATGATGAGCAG CTGGCTCAGTTGGAAATGGATGAATTAGTTGCATCTGATGAGAGTGAAAGTGATGACAGTGAGGATAACAATGAGACTGTTGGTCATGCTGATAAAAAGGCTAGAAAAAAAGAAATGTATCTTGACTTGCTTGGCAATAATTCCGATAAAGATGCCGAAGAGGATGGTGTCCAAGATATGGAGGTGACCTTCAATACAGGTTTGGAAGATATAAGCAAACATATAATGGAAAAGAAGGATAAAAAATCAAAATCTGTTTGGGAAGAATATCTGAGGAAACAACGTGAGAAAAAGAGAGCCAGGAAAAATAAATCAAAGTACTCatcagatgatgatgatgatgatagcGATAATACTGATCAACAAGCAGCTGGAGAAGCAGAAGACTTCTTCATGGAGGAACCTGATATTACGAAGAAGAAAAAGAAGGCGGAAAGTAAAAATGACAAAGATCAGAAGCTCAAAGATATGGATGGGGTAAGCAAAGAAGAGCTTGAACTATTGCTTGCTGATGACAAGGGGACAGATACTGGTCTCAAGGGATATAATCTGAAGTTTAAAAAAGGCAAGGGCAAAAAGACAGAGGGTGTTATTGATGAGGCGAAAATACCAAACAGTGCATATGATGATCCACGTTTTGCATCTATTTACTCACCTGACTTTGCTATTGATCCCACCGATCCACAATTTAAAAG GAGCGCGGTGTATGCCAGGCAGCTGGCACAGAAGCAGCAAAAGGGTCATATGGAATTACCGGAAGAAAAGGAGCACACAAAGTTTCCAAAAGAAACAAAGTTGTCTGGTGATTCTGGCATGGTGCAGAAGGTCGGGGAAGAAGGGTTGGATGATTTAAAATCAAATAAAGATAAATTAGAGTTATCATCTATGGTTAAATCGATTAAGATGAAATCAAAACAAATCCAGCTATCCACTAATAGCAAAacaaagaaagatggaaaatcACAATTTAAAGGTAGGGAGAAAAGGAGGCACTAG